In Aspergillus fumigatus Af293 chromosome 2, whole genome shotgun sequence, a genomic segment contains:
- a CDS encoding yippee/mis18 family protein, producing MFPKFLLPSIIFHPRSHNANHRPSTIKADTHGNGNNRYLTGHVSCLRCSKCGAELCLKAQIISKGFTGRHGRAYLAESLPNTVMQRPVPRQYVTGLHTVCDISCAFCGSVLGWKYVSAEEESQRYKVGKFILETKQIAMSSSWESPCNTNQPVSPGHLSSEPSENINCDEHIGFDGQDEDECEDIFAGIWSPSLALRRRSRKLDRYLPLFRFPS from the exons ATGTTTCCCAAATTCCTATTACCGTCTATAATCTTCCATCCAAGGAGCCACAATGCCAACCACCGGCCTTCAACAATCAAAGCAGATACTCATGGTAATGGGAACAATAGATATCTTACTGGGCATGTGTCATGTCTCCGGTGCTCCAAATGTGGAGCCGAGTTGTGCCTCAAGGCTCAAATCATCAGCAAAGGGTTTACTGGTCGTCATGGCCGCGCGTACCTC GCCGAATCGCTGCCTAACACTGTGATGCAGCGACCAGTTCCACGCCAATACGTCACCGGGCTTCATACGGTCTGCGACATCAGTTGTGCATTCTGCGGTAGTGTGCTTGGCTGGAAGTATGTCTCCGCCGAGGAAGAGTCCCAACGATACAAGGTCGGAAAGTTTATTTTGGAAACAAAACAAATAGCTATGTCGTCATCATGGGAGTCACCGTGCAATACTAATCAGCCTGTATCGCCTGGCCACCTGAGCTCTGAGCCCTCGGAAAACATAAATTGTGATGAGCACATCGGGTTTGACGGccaagatgaggatgaatgTGAAGACATATTTGCTGGGATATGGAGTCCGAGTTTGGCTCTGCGCCGAAGGAGTCGGAAGTTGGATCGCTATCTCCCGTTGTTTCGGTTCCCGTCTTGA